Proteins co-encoded in one Candidatus Nanopelagicales bacterium genomic window:
- a CDS encoding DEAD/DEAH box helicase, with the protein MDESSRSNFSAVGFADLGVPAPMVSRLAGQGITQPTEVQCRTLPDALAGRDLLGRAQTGSGKTLAFGLPIVAELARDDRRAAPGHPQALVLAPTRELAQQVADSIEGIARAYRMSVLPIYGGASMDRQLKALRRGADIVVATPGRLEDHMKRGTCSLSKVRVFTIDEADHMADLGFLPAVTRILRAIPHSAQRLLFSATLDRGIEQLATQYLRDPAVHAAAIDTDAAGTMEHRAFTVAKEDKIDVAATVARRHGRTLFFVRTKHGADRLAKQLHQRGIESGSIHGNRSQSQRRRALDDFASGRRPVLVATDVAARGIHVDGVDLVVHFDPPGDHKDYLHRSGRTARAGRDGLVLSLVLPHEQADHARMHRQTMSDHEVVPVDPTHPHVRELATGGTPVKSKSALVPDGPALEAHAQGARAQEARAYEAKAPVAGGGARRPRRGGRTRGRNPSNARPSSTSSRPARHGNSSPRPAPRS; encoded by the coding sequence TTGGACGAATCGTCGCGCAGCAACTTCAGCGCCGTGGGCTTCGCCGACCTCGGCGTCCCCGCCCCGATGGTCTCCAGGTTGGCCGGGCAGGGGATCACGCAGCCCACAGAGGTCCAGTGCCGCACGTTGCCGGATGCTCTGGCAGGCCGCGACCTCCTGGGTCGTGCCCAGACAGGTTCCGGCAAGACCCTGGCTTTCGGTCTCCCCATCGTCGCCGAGTTGGCTCGCGACGACCGCCGGGCCGCGCCGGGTCATCCGCAAGCCCTGGTCCTGGCTCCGACTCGGGAGCTAGCGCAGCAGGTGGCCGACTCCATCGAAGGGATCGCGCGCGCTTACCGAATGTCGGTGCTTCCGATCTACGGAGGTGCATCCATGGACCGACAACTGAAGGCACTGCGACGAGGCGCCGACATCGTCGTCGCGACGCCTGGCCGCCTCGAGGATCACATGAAGCGGGGCACCTGTTCGCTGTCCAAGGTGCGTGTCTTCACCATCGATGAGGCCGACCACATGGCGGACCTCGGATTCTTGCCCGCAGTCACGCGCATCCTTCGGGCCATCCCGCACTCGGCCCAACGTCTTCTGTTCTCGGCCACCCTGGACCGAGGCATCGAGCAGTTGGCGACCCAATACCTGCGCGACCCTGCAGTGCACGCAGCTGCGATCGACACGGATGCTGCCGGCACGATGGAACACCGCGCCTTCACCGTGGCCAAGGAAGACAAGATCGACGTCGCCGCCACAGTTGCCCGGCGCCACGGCCGCACCCTGTTCTTCGTCCGCACCAAGCACGGCGCCGATCGCCTCGCCAAGCAACTGCACCAACGTGGCATCGAGTCGGGGTCGATCCACGGCAACCGCAGCCAGTCCCAGCGCCGGCGTGCCCTCGATGACTTCGCCAGCGGGCGTCGACCGGTCTTGGTGGCGACTGACGTTGCCGCTCGCGGCATCCATGTCGACGGAGTCGATCTGGTTGTCCACTTCGACCCACCAGGCGATCACAAGGACTATCTGCATCGCAGTGGCCGCACGGCCAGAGCTGGACGGGACGGACTCGTGTTGTCGCTCGTGCTGCCCCACGAACAGGCAGACCACGCTCGGATGCACCGCCAGACGATGTCGGACCACGAAGTGGTGCCGGTCGACCCCACCCATCCTCATGTGAGAGAACTCGCCACGGGCGGGACACCTGTGAAGTCGAAAAGTGCTCTCGTGCCTGACGGTCCAGCCCTTGAAGCCCACGCCCAAGGAGCCCGGGCCCAAGAAGCCCGGGCCTATGAGGCGAAGGCCCCAGTGGCTGGTGGCGGTGCCCGTCGCCCCAGAAGAGGTGGCCGCACCAGGGGGCGGAACCCATCGAACGCTCGTCCGAGCAGCACATCGTCGAGACCGGCACGGCACGGCAATAGCTCTCCCCGCCCGGCTCCTCGCTCCTGA
- a CDS encoding alpha/beta hydrolase: MIGARTIALVATAVLIAGCSSGVPAAQRESGQTVATLDPAALRLDVQRTDIGTGTMAWAEVGSGEPLILLNGTASPMAEWDPAFLAALAARHRVLVLDYPGLGGSTRLPGRLTFDKLADAMVRWMAAIDLDRATVLGWSMGTFVAQRMAVRYPEAVARLILVGGNPGGDRTVLGPPWVQRADSDPNYTIETYLRTNYPHTRCAQRAGKAFLARQEAAVESGRYPPDRVPTRTYDAMVAAEDPWLRSNRNLRQLSQLDVPSLVMVGAGDVITPPANSRVLAGALEGSVDRDITGAGHSVLFQEPELSASLIGGFMVGGLDPGRTRVSGKCG, from the coding sequence GTGATCGGCGCGCGCACCATTGCACTGGTCGCGACTGCGGTGCTCATCGCTGGATGCTCGTCAGGAGTCCCCGCGGCCCAGCGGGAATCCGGGCAGACAGTAGCCACTCTGGATCCTGCGGCATTGCGACTGGATGTCCAGCGCACCGACATCGGGACCGGCACCATGGCTTGGGCCGAAGTCGGCAGCGGTGAGCCCCTGATCCTGCTCAACGGCACGGCATCCCCAATGGCGGAATGGGACCCGGCGTTCCTGGCGGCACTCGCGGCCCGACACCGCGTGCTCGTGCTGGACTATCCCGGCCTGGGCGGATCCACGAGATTGCCCGGACGTTTGACCTTCGACAAGCTGGCGGACGCGATGGTGCGGTGGATGGCGGCCATCGACCTCGACCGGGCGACAGTCTTGGGGTGGTCCATGGGGACATTCGTCGCGCAGCGCATGGCGGTGCGATATCCCGAAGCAGTTGCTCGCCTGATCCTCGTGGGCGGGAACCCCGGCGGTGATCGCACAGTACTGGGACCTCCGTGGGTGCAGCGAGCCGACAGCGACCCCAACTACACGATCGAGACCTATCTGCGCACCAACTACCCGCACACCCGCTGCGCTCAGCGCGCCGGCAAGGCGTTCCTCGCCCGCCAGGAGGCCGCGGTCGAGTCGGGCCGCTACCCCCCGGACCGGGTCCCGACCCGCACCTATGACGCGATGGTGGCAGCGGAGGACCCGTGGTTGCGGTCGAACCGGAACCTGCGGCAACTGTCGCAACTCGATGTTCCGTCGCTCGTGATGGTCGGTGCGGGGGACGTCATCACGCCGCCGGCCAATAGCCGTGTCCTTGCAGGGGCACTCGAAGGGTCGGTCGACCGTGACATCACCGGCGCCGGCCACTCCGTCCTGTTCCAAGAACCGGAACTCAGCGCATCACTGATCGGTGGATTCATGGTCGGCGGGTTGGACCCCGGCCGCACCCGCGTCTCAGGGAAGTGCGGCTGA
- a CDS encoding NAD(P)-dependent oxidoreductase produces MRPGPLGRAVLASYDPREFPALWALIEAGERDRPLTGVRVLSGFPVWTNVLPQMWAMQSAGADLVVSPDPRVPHDPEVVAELPELGVPVVKPDPQGRPFDVVLDCAGIHADVSSTYGYVELTQSGVEPYRRCPQPVFLVDAGRIKLIENSLGTGDGFVRAMAAAGFADLRDRSIVIIGGGKVGRGIAHRVHQSGAIATIVDSVSGSDSTFGWIDREDRSAVRASLAAAWCVVTATGVPGVMSEYATELNEGDALLANMGVADEFGERVAEGRVLNAKKPLNFALPEPTRLRYIDPSLALAIAGIVEVRSGRLAAGLNAPDPLLEDRILRPVRDHGFVAAELAAADL; encoded by the coding sequence ATGAGGCCCGGCCCCCTGGGCCGCGCGGTGCTGGCGTCCTACGACCCGCGAGAGTTCCCGGCTCTGTGGGCGCTCATCGAGGCAGGTGAGCGCGACCGACCACTGACCGGCGTGCGGGTGCTGAGCGGCTTTCCGGTGTGGACCAACGTTCTGCCCCAGATGTGGGCCATGCAGAGTGCCGGCGCGGACTTGGTCGTGAGCCCGGACCCGCGCGTCCCCCACGACCCGGAAGTCGTCGCCGAGCTGCCCGAGCTCGGGGTCCCTGTCGTCAAGCCCGATCCCCAGGGGCGTCCCTTCGACGTCGTTCTCGACTGCGCGGGCATCCACGCCGATGTCTCGAGCACCTACGGCTACGTGGAACTCACCCAGTCCGGTGTCGAGCCGTACCGGCGATGTCCCCAACCCGTGTTCCTGGTCGATGCCGGTCGGATCAAGCTGATCGAGAACTCCCTGGGCACCGGTGACGGATTCGTGCGCGCCATGGCCGCGGCCGGCTTCGCGGACCTGCGTGATCGCAGCATCGTGATCATCGGAGGCGGCAAGGTGGGTCGCGGGATCGCCCACCGCGTGCACCAGAGCGGCGCCATCGCGACCATCGTCGACAGCGTGTCAGGCAGTGACTCCACGTTCGGCTGGATCGACCGGGAGGATCGCTCGGCAGTCCGAGCAAGTCTCGCCGCCGCATGGTGCGTGGTCACTGCCACCGGTGTACCGGGGGTGATGTCCGAGTACGCCACCGAGCTGAACGAAGGCGATGCCTTGCTCGCCAACATGGGCGTTGCCGATGAGTTTGGTGAGAGGGTTGCCGAAGGCCGCGTTCTGAACGCGAAGAAGCCTTTGAACTTCGCTCTTCCCGAACCCACACGACTGCGCTACATCGACCCGTCGCTGGCATTGGCGATCGCGGGGATCGTCGAGGTCCGCTCGGGCCGCTTGGCGGCTGGGCTCAACGCGCCGGATCCGCTCCTCGAGGATCGGATTCTGCGGCCGGTACGCGATCATGGGTTTGTGGCGGCGGAACTCGCCGCAGCAGATCTGTGA
- a CDS encoding peptide MFS transporter: MAQTAVPSQLDDRGFMGQPRALSTLFFTEMWERFSYYGMRALLVLYLTAPLVSDTGYGPGLEIDKGDAIAIYGAYSGLVYLTPIAGGWIADRIVGARRTVLYGGIVIALGHYCMAVPLEPTFWVGLLLIALGTGLLKPNISAMVGDLYSETDTRRDAGFSLFYMGINIGSFAAPLVTSWAAQQRGFHWGFAIAGIGMTLAVIQYVLGWKRLHGVGVKAPDPANAADRNRFLMILVGALVFIGALALAMSRFTEGSIFDDVATAITIFILIVPFVYFTQLFRRKDYTERERAHVRAFVWIFVAAAAFWMVFEQSGSTLTLFAEDVTDLTFGTWEMPVGWLQSANPLFIIIFAPIFAALWTKLADRAPRTSIKFAIALVGVGISVLMLVIPMSAFQNSGAQAALYWILGTYLLQTWAELLLSPTGLSATSKLAPEGASGQMLALWFVATSVGTSIGGQIGKFTADNPVNTFLLSAAIPMAIAVVLFIFHRVVNRSMDPVH; this comes from the coding sequence GTGGCTCAGACCGCCGTGCCCTCGCAGTTGGACGACAGGGGCTTCATGGGGCAGCCCCGTGCGCTGTCGACCCTCTTTTTCACCGAGATGTGGGAGCGCTTCTCCTACTACGGCATGCGCGCGCTGCTGGTGCTGTACCTCACCGCTCCGCTGGTGTCGGACACCGGCTACGGCCCCGGGCTTGAGATCGACAAGGGCGACGCGATCGCCATCTACGGCGCGTACTCGGGACTCGTCTATCTGACTCCGATAGCCGGCGGCTGGATCGCGGACCGGATCGTGGGTGCACGCCGCACCGTGTTGTACGGCGGCATCGTGATCGCCTTGGGCCACTACTGCATGGCGGTGCCGCTCGAGCCCACCTTCTGGGTGGGACTGCTCCTGATCGCTCTCGGTACCGGATTGCTGAAACCCAATATCTCCGCCATGGTGGGCGACCTCTACAGCGAGACCGACACGCGCCGCGACGCCGGCTTCTCGCTGTTCTACATGGGCATCAACATCGGCAGTTTCGCGGCTCCCTTGGTCACCAGTTGGGCGGCTCAACAACGCGGGTTCCACTGGGGCTTCGCGATCGCCGGAATCGGCATGACTCTCGCAGTGATTCAGTATGTCCTCGGGTGGAAGCGACTCCATGGTGTCGGCGTCAAGGCTCCCGACCCGGCGAACGCAGCGGACCGAAACCGTTTCCTCATGATCCTGGTGGGGGCGCTGGTCTTCATCGGTGCCTTGGCCCTGGCGATGAGTCGGTTCACCGAGGGGTCCATTTTCGACGATGTGGCCACGGCCATCACGATCTTCATCCTCATCGTGCCCTTCGTCTACTTCACACAGTTGTTCCGGCGCAAGGACTACACCGAACGGGAGCGGGCGCACGTGCGCGCATTCGTGTGGATCTTCGTGGCGGCTGCCGCGTTCTGGATGGTGTTCGAGCAGTCGGGTTCCACCTTGACTCTGTTCGCCGAGGACGTCACCGATCTGACGTTCGGAACCTGGGAGATGCCGGTCGGCTGGCTTCAGTCGGCAAACCCGCTGTTCATCATCATCTTCGCCCCGATCTTCGCCGCGCTGTGGACCAAGTTGGCCGACCGGGCACCCAGAACGTCGATCAAGTTCGCCATCGCTTTGGTGGGTGTCGGGATCTCGGTTCTGATGCTGGTGATCCCCATGTCGGCGTTCCAGAACTCCGGTGCCCAGGCTGCGCTGTACTGGATCCTGGGCACGTACCTGCTCCAGACCTGGGCGGAGTTGCTGTTGTCACCCACGGGCTTGTCGGCTACCAGCAAACTCGCCCCAGAGGGTGCCAGCGGGCAGATGCTGGCTCTGTGGTTCGTGGCCACCTCCGTGGGCACCAGCATCGGTGGTCAGATCGGCAAGTTCACCGCCGACAACCCGGTCAATACTTTCCTGCTCAGTGCGGCAATCCCCATGGCGATTGCGGTTGTGCTCTTCATCTTCCACAGAGTTGTCAATCGAAGTATGGATCCGGTCCACTGA
- a CDS encoding DUF554 family protein encodes MPGLGTLINVVAIVVGAGVGVAVGHRLPQRTRDTVTDALGLVTLVVGAVNIVAITDDSFVAAVGSSWTLMIVLAALLIGGVAGSLLRVEQRLESLGGWLQRKLSTGDTSESRERFIEGFVTASLLFCIGPLAILGALSDGLGLGIDQLVLKSALDMFAALAFAATLGWGVAVSAVVVAVYQGVVTVLGVALGSFLPDALIASITATGGVLLLGIGLRLMNVRATPVGDLLPALLVAPLLTGAVAALLGN; translated from the coding sequence ATGCCGGGCCTCGGGACGCTGATCAACGTCGTCGCCATCGTTGTGGGAGCAGGGGTCGGAGTCGCAGTCGGTCATCGCCTGCCCCAACGGACCAGAGATACCGTCACGGACGCTCTCGGCCTCGTCACGTTGGTGGTGGGTGCGGTCAACATCGTGGCGATCACCGACGACTCGTTCGTAGCGGCGGTCGGCAGCAGTTGGACTCTCATGATCGTGCTGGCCGCGCTGTTGATCGGTGGGGTGGCGGGATCCTTGCTTCGAGTGGAGCAGCGTCTCGAATCACTGGGGGGCTGGCTACAAAGGAAACTCTCGACCGGTGACACCTCCGAATCCCGGGAACGGTTCATCGAGGGTTTCGTGACGGCCTCGCTGTTGTTCTGCATCGGGCCCCTGGCAATCCTTGGCGCGCTCAGTGACGGGCTGGGGCTGGGGATCGATCAACTGGTACTGAAGTCCGCGCTCGACATGTTCGCGGCGTTGGCGTTCGCCGCAACACTGGGCTGGGGGGTGGCTGTTTCGGCGGTGGTGGTGGCCGTCTACCAGGGCGTCGTCACTGTTCTCGGAGTCGCGCTCGGATCGTTCCTGCCTGATGCCCTCATTGCCTCCATCACGGCCACGGGTGGAGTGCTTCTGCTGGGCATCGGGCTGCGACTGATGAACGTTCGCGCCACTCCCGTGGGCGACCTGCTCCCGGCGTTGCTGGTTGCTCCGCTGCTGACCGGCGCCGTTGCCGCTTTGCTGGGGAACTGA
- a CDS encoding class II glutamine amidotransferase has product MCRLFGLHAGGHEVHASYWLVDAPDSVLVESHRNPDGAGIGWCESRGDCHVVKWGRAAYRSAQFERTAQSVTANTVVTHVRAATTGSDSKRNSHPFLIEDRLVAHNGGFGDLPAVERRLGDYLRFVHGDTDSERFAALIAMESDRHGDVTTGITAAAQWLATNVPLYSLNIVVTAPGHLWALRYPDQRALHIASRVVTAKTDDQDSDAGWHGSSAVARHDFTTSGPDSVPIVVLASERIDGSSDWRMLDPGELVHVGPDLQITSTTAVPAAPAHFHLPAGVDHNDDSD; this is encoded by the coding sequence ATGTGCAGGCTGTTCGGACTCCACGCCGGCGGGCATGAGGTCCACGCCTCCTACTGGCTGGTCGATGCGCCAGACAGCGTCCTGGTCGAAAGCCACCGAAACCCCGACGGCGCCGGAATCGGTTGGTGTGAATCGCGCGGTGACTGCCACGTCGTGAAGTGGGGAAGAGCCGCCTACCGCTCGGCGCAGTTCGAGCGAACCGCTCAGAGCGTGACCGCGAACACCGTGGTGACCCACGTGCGGGCGGCCACCACCGGGTCGGACAGCAAACGCAACAGCCACCCGTTCCTCATCGAGGACCGCCTCGTGGCCCACAACGGAGGCTTCGGGGATCTGCCGGCTGTCGAGCGCCGGCTCGGCGACTACCTCCGTTTCGTTCACGGGGACACCGACTCGGAGCGATTCGCGGCCCTGATTGCGATGGAATCCGATCGGCACGGCGATGTCACAACGGGCATCACAGCTGCGGCTCAATGGCTCGCCACCAACGTCCCGCTCTACTCCCTGAACATCGTGGTGACCGCTCCGGGCCACCTGTGGGCCTTGCGCTACCCCGATCAACGGGCTCTGCATATCGCTTCGCGCGTGGTCACGGCCAAGACGGACGATCAGGACTCCGATGCCGGTTGGCATGGATCCTCAGCGGTTGCCCGGCACGACTTCACCACGAGCGGCCCCGACTCCGTGCCCATCGTGGTCCTGGCCAGTGAGCGGATCGACGGGTCCTCCGACTGGCGGATGCTCGATCCGGGCGAACTGGTGCATGTCGGCCCCGATCTGCAGATCACGTCCACGACCGCGGTGCCCGCAGCCCCGGCCCACTTCCACCTCCCCGCAGGCGTGGACCACAACGACGACAGTGACTGA